A window from Candidatus Rokuibacteriota bacterium encodes these proteins:
- the iscU gene encoding Fe-S cluster assembly scaffold IscU, with translation MAYSDKVVDHYNNPRNVGSFGKDTPGVGTGLVGAPECGDVMKLQIKVNIETGVIEDAKFKTFGCGSAIASSSLATEWLKGRTVDDAAKIKNTDIVNELKLPPVKIHCSVLAEDAIKAALQDYKEKWTAAETHAPGGAS, from the coding sequence ATGGCCTACAGCGACAAGGTGGTGGACCACTACAACAACCCGCGTAACGTCGGGTCCTTCGGCAAGGACACGCCGGGCGTGGGCACGGGGCTCGTGGGCGCGCCGGAGTGCGGCGACGTCATGAAGCTCCAGATCAAGGTCAATATCGAGACCGGGGTGATCGAGGATGCCAAGTTCAAGACGTTCGGCTGCGGCAGCGCCATCGCCTCGTCGAGCCTGGCGACCGAGTGGCTCAAGGGCCGGACGGTGGACGACGCGGCCAAGATCAAGAACACGGACATCGTCAACGAGCTCAAGCTGCCCCCGGTGAAGATTCACTGCTCGGTCCTGGCCGAGGACGCCATCAAGGCCGCGCTCCAGGACTACAAGGAAAAGTGGACGGCGGCGGAGACGCACGCCCCGGGTGGCGCATCTTAA
- a CDS encoding IscS subfamily cysteine desulfurase, with the protein MPPKLPIFMDSQSTTPMDPRVLEAMLPYFTEKFGHPASRNHPFGWEAEAGVDKGREQIAALLGARDPKEIVFTSGGTESINLALKGVAEMYREKGNHILTTAIEQRASLDVCKRLERQGFEVTYLPVGPEGLVDLGALRAALTDKTILISVMFANNEIGTIQPIAEIGRLAKERGIVFHTDATQAAGKVPVNVEAMGIDLLSATAHLMYGPKGVGCLYVRRKNPRVRIAPMMDGGGHERGMRSGTVPVPLVVGFGRAAEICREVMGEEGKRLGALRDRLQDLILSKVDEAYVNGPPQHRLPHNLNISFAYVEGESVLMGLNKESALSSGSACTSSTLEPSYVIAALGVDSELAHSSIRFGLHRFSTEEEVDYVGRRMVEVVHRLREMSPLYELAKEGVDLKTIQWKGE; encoded by the coding sequence ATGCCGCCCAAGCTCCCTATCTTCATGGACAGCCAGTCCACGACCCCGATGGATCCCCGGGTGCTCGAGGCCATGCTGCCCTACTTCACCGAGAAGTTCGGCCACCCGGCGAGCCGCAACCACCCGTTTGGATGGGAGGCCGAGGCCGGCGTGGACAAGGGGCGCGAGCAGATCGCCGCGCTCTTAGGTGCCCGCGACCCCAAGGAGATCGTCTTCACCTCGGGCGGGACCGAGTCCATCAACCTTGCCCTCAAGGGCGTGGCTGAGATGTACCGCGAGAAGGGCAACCACATCCTGACCACGGCCATCGAGCAGCGCGCGAGCCTCGACGTCTGCAAGCGGCTCGAGCGCCAGGGTTTCGAGGTCACGTACCTGCCCGTGGGGCCTGAGGGGCTGGTGGACCTCGGCGCGCTACGCGCGGCGCTGACTGACAAGACCATCCTGATCTCGGTCATGTTCGCCAACAACGAGATCGGGACGATCCAGCCCATTGCCGAGATCGGCAGGCTGGCCAAGGAGCGCGGCATTGTCTTCCACACCGACGCGACCCAGGCGGCGGGGAAGGTGCCGGTCAACGTCGAGGCCATGGGCATCGACCTGCTGTCGGCTACGGCCCACCTGATGTACGGGCCCAAGGGCGTGGGCTGCCTCTACGTCCGCCGCAAAAATCCGCGCGTGCGGATCGCCCCCATGATGGATGGCGGCGGCCACGAGCGGGGCATGCGCTCCGGCACGGTGCCGGTGCCGCTGGTTGTCGGGTTCGGGAGGGCGGCCGAGATCTGTCGTGAGGTGATGGGCGAGGAGGGCAAGCGCCTCGGCGCCCTGCGCGATCGCCTTCAGGACTTGATCCTCTCCAAGGTGGACGAGGCCTACGTCAACGGCCCCCCGCAGCACCGGCTGCCGCACAACCTGAACATCTCCTTCGCCTACGTCGAGGGAGAGTCGGTGCTGATGGGGCTCAACAAGGAGTCGGCGCTGTCCTCGGGATCTGCCTGCACCTCGTCGACTCTCGAGCCCTCGTACGTGATTGCGGCGCTGGGGGTGGACTCGGAGCTGGCCCATTCCTCGATCAGGTTCGGGTTGCACCGCTTCTCGACCGAGGAGGAGGTCGACTACGTCGGCCGCCGGATGGTGGAGGTTGTGCACCGGCTGCGGGAGATGTCGCCGTTGTACGAGCTCGCGAAGGAAGGCGTGGACCTCAAAACGATCCAGTGGAAGGGCGAGTAA
- a CDS encoding Rrf2 family transcriptional regulator: protein MLRFTKRADYGLMAMHYIASHGDEGAVSVKRIAEEFHIPGELLAKILQRLAKHRLITSHNGPKGGYVLTRRPEAITVGQVVRALEGPIEIVSCMTDGDGCPQYSRCNLRRPVQKIQASISRLLDTMTLSELASDGFVPVAELVTTT from the coding sequence ATGCTGAGGTTCACGAAGCGGGCTGACTACGGGCTCATGGCGATGCACTACATCGCCTCCCACGGAGATGAGGGCGCGGTGAGCGTCAAGCGCATCGCCGAGGAATTCCACATCCCGGGCGAGCTCCTGGCCAAGATCCTTCAGCGCCTCGCCAAGCACCGGCTCATCACGAGCCACAACGGTCCCAAGGGCGGCTATGTACTGACGCGCCGGCCCGAGGCAATCACGGTCGGGCAGGTGGTGCGGGCCCTCGAGGGTCCCATCGAGATCGTCAGCTGCATGACCGATGGCGACGGCTGCCCGCAGTACTCGCGCTGCAACCTTCGCCGGCCGGTCCAGAAAATCCAGGCCAGCATCAGCCGTCTGCTCGACACCATGACGCTGTCCGAGCTCGCTTCGGACGGCTTCGTGCCCGTGGCCGAGCTGGTCACCACGACGTAG
- a CDS encoding galactose-1-phosphate uridylyltransferase: protein MSDLRKDPTRGHWVLVRPAGEAPPTGADCPFCPGSESLTPPEIAAYRKDGSTPDGPGWSVRVVPEIDPYFRVERDVGREGVGLYDKVPPRGATELIIESPEHDLTPAGMDEARWEQVLWMYRDRLRDLKKDPAIRDILITRRYKKPGSRISHPYSRVIAVPVIFDDVRRQLIQCREYYEYKRRCVFCDIIRQEVADGERVIRLTPHFVALVPYAARSPYEAWILPRQHACAYEQALTPDAVADMAALLRGHFRTLASLPGDPSFEMVLYTAPNQAAKLLPGEWSSIAEDYHWHLEITPSPDRLSRIGGIHVNDLPPEEAARQLREAWV from the coding sequence ATGAGCGATCTCCGCAAAGACCCCACCCGGGGCCATTGGGTGCTGGTGCGGCCCGCGGGCGAGGCGCCTCCCACTGGTGCCGACTGCCCATTCTGTCCCGGCAGCGAGTCCCTCACGCCGCCGGAGATTGCCGCCTACCGCAAGGACGGCTCCACGCCGGACGGGCCCGGCTGGAGCGTGCGCGTCGTGCCCGAAATCGACCCCTACTTCCGCGTCGAGCGCGACGTTGGGCGCGAAGGCGTGGGTCTCTACGACAAGGTCCCTCCGCGTGGGGCAACCGAGCTCATCATCGAGAGCCCCGAGCACGATCTCACGCCGGCGGGGATGGACGAGGCGCGGTGGGAACAGGTCCTCTGGATGTACCGCGACCGCTTGCGAGACCTCAAGAAGGACCCGGCCATCCGCGACATTCTGATCACGCGGCGCTACAAGAAGCCCGGCTCCCGCATCAGCCATCCGTACTCGCGTGTGATCGCCGTGCCCGTCATCTTCGACGACGTGCGTCGCCAGCTCATCCAGTGCCGCGAGTACTACGAGTACAAGCGCCGCTGCGTCTTCTGCGACATCATCCGTCAGGAGGTAGCCGACGGGGAGCGCGTCATCCGCCTGACGCCCCACTTCGTCGCGCTCGTGCCCTATGCGGCCCGCTCGCCCTACGAGGCCTGGATCCTGCCGCGACAGCACGCCTGCGCCTACGAGCAGGCGCTCACACCCGACGCGGTGGCGGACATGGCGGCCTTGCTGCGTGGCCACTTCAGGACGCTGGCCTCGCTCCCGGGCGATCCCTCCTTCGAGATGGTGCTGTACACGGCACCTAACCAGGCGGCTAAGCTCCTGCCCGGGGAGTGGTCCAGCATTGCAGAGGACTACCACTGGCATCTCGAGATCACACCCTCGCCCGATCGCCTCAGCCGGATCGGAGGCATTCACGTTAATGACCTGCCCCCAGAGGAAGCCGCGCGGCAGCTGAGAGAGGCCTGGGTCTGA
- a CDS encoding tetratricopeptide repeat protein, which yields MTRAERPSAIIRIACIVLLTAALPSAAWAQTAGPGAATKVRSVLILPYATTDLARDEQWLGEAAAQAVMSAFRQVPGIIQVDRARLKILPQPEAWNEPSAVAAGRAVRADVTILGEVRRSGGDLVILGRWVEFHGERVDRGQLDAIPVPEGGLLERLRSLPTAYAKAIKISATEPEAARMQKWAVGTVSAKAWEAYVRGRIAAYRGTAVGNEAAVDALSRAIEADPQFVLAQYSRATVHQTLGNRWKASADFRASAQIDPTFPESYKGLGDLYLTAPRRLFDEAVGAYEKAIDLRPFYAEAYVGLGDAKAAKADVDGAIGAYQKALLHNPLSGKVFASLGKIYYSEKGLYYESVQAYKKAVDLDPINTEARMGLAEVYEDKGLYQEAIGEYRKVVELDARNSGALYNLALVYERVDPKESIALWERYIELAGPQPTEKDWVDIAKLHLRKLKSQFDKGK from the coding sequence GTGACACGAGCCGAACGACCTAGCGCGATCATCCGTATCGCCTGCATCGTGCTGCTCACGGCCGCGCTCCCGTCCGCCGCGTGGGCCCAGACTGCCGGCCCTGGCGCGGCGACGAAGGTCAGGAGCGTGCTCATCCTGCCCTACGCGACCACGGACCTTGCCCGTGATGAGCAGTGGCTGGGGGAGGCCGCGGCGCAGGCGGTCATGAGCGCCTTCCGCCAGGTGCCGGGGATCATCCAGGTGGACCGCGCGCGGCTGAAGATCTTGCCCCAGCCCGAGGCGTGGAACGAGCCCTCCGCGGTGGCGGCGGGTCGCGCCGTGCGCGCCGACGTCACGATCCTTGGGGAAGTGCGCCGTTCGGGCGGCGACCTCGTCATCCTGGGCCGCTGGGTCGAGTTCCACGGCGAGCGCGTGGACCGTGGCCAGCTGGACGCCATCCCCGTCCCCGAGGGCGGACTGCTCGAGCGGCTGCGAAGCCTGCCCACCGCCTATGCGAAGGCGATCAAGATCTCCGCGACGGAGCCCGAGGCGGCGCGCATGCAGAAGTGGGCGGTGGGGACGGTCTCAGCCAAGGCCTGGGAGGCCTACGTGCGCGGGCGCATCGCCGCCTATCGCGGCACCGCGGTCGGCAACGAGGCCGCCGTCGACGCCCTGAGCCGCGCCATCGAAGCGGACCCCCAGTTCGTCCTCGCCCAGTACTCGCGCGCCACGGTGCACCAGACGCTCGGCAACCGCTGGAAGGCGTCGGCGGACTTCCGCGCGTCTGCCCAGATCGACCCGACCTTCCCCGAGTCCTACAAGGGGCTGGGCGATCTCTACCTCACGGCGCCACGGCGGCTCTTCGACGAAGCTGTCGGGGCCTACGAGAAGGCGATTGATCTGCGCCCGTTCTATGCCGAGGCCTATGTCGGGCTCGGCGACGCCAAGGCGGCCAAGGCCGACGTGGACGGCGCCATCGGCGCGTATCAGAAGGCGCTGCTTCACAACCCGCTCTCCGGCAAGGTCTTCGCGAGCCTCGGCAAGATCTACTATTCGGAGAAGGGTCTCTACTACGAGTCGGTGCAGGCCTACAAGAAGGCGGTGGACCTCGACCCGATCAACACCGAGGCGCGGATGGGGCTGGCCGAGGTCTACGAGGACAAGGGCCTCTACCAGGAGGCGATCGGCGAGTACCGGAAGGTCGTGGAGCTCGACGCCAGAAACAGCGGGGCGCTCTACAACCTGGCCTTGGTCTACGAGCGCGTGGACCCGAAGGAGTCGATCGCTCTGTGGGAGCGTTACATCGAGCTGGCGGGTCCGCAGCCCACGGAGAAGGACTGGGTGGACATCGCCAAGCTCCACCTGCGCAAGCTCAAGAGCCAGTTCGACAAGGGAAAGTAG